The Acinetobacter sp. GSS19 genome includes a region encoding these proteins:
- a CDS encoding glycerate kinase, with protein MHKTFVLAPDSFKESMSAELACQAMQRGIEKVFPNAHFIHVPMADGGEGTADALVSALNGVKVPCEVTGPLPQQRVASYWGCVEQGKTAIIEMAKANGMHLLPVAQRNPLVTTTLGTGEMMKQALDQGVTKMIIGLGGSVTNDAGAGMAQALGVKFYDADDLEVTLGGGQLHRIKRIDLTGLDPRLKQTEIIIASDVNNPLCGERGASAIFGPQKGATPDMVQILDDNLRYFADLVAAQLDIHVKDQAGAGAAGGLGFGLMAFAGAQIRSGVEIVIEQTRLAEHIAQADVVLTGEGGIDFQTGLGKTPYGVAQVAKRLHKPVIACAGYVGADIDVLYAEGFTAIFSIVDGACDLSSALQMGERNLERTCENIARLLKMSERIA; from the coding sequence ATGCATAAAACCTTTGTTCTTGCTCCCGATTCATTCAAAGAAAGCATGAGCGCTGAACTGGCGTGTCAGGCCATGCAGCGTGGCATAGAAAAAGTATTTCCCAACGCACATTTTATTCACGTTCCGATGGCGGATGGTGGGGAAGGCACCGCAGATGCACTGGTTTCAGCATTAAATGGTGTAAAAGTTCCTTGTGAAGTCACAGGACCGCTGCCACAGCAGCGTGTTGCCAGTTATTGGGGATGTGTGGAGCAGGGGAAAACCGCAATCATTGAAATGGCCAAAGCCAATGGCATGCATTTATTGCCGGTTGCACAGCGGAATCCATTAGTGACCACGACGCTAGGGACTGGAGAAATGATGAAACAGGCCCTGGATCAGGGCGTCACCAAAATGATTATTGGTCTGGGCGGAAGTGTGACCAATGATGCAGGTGCCGGGATGGCACAGGCACTGGGAGTGAAATTTTATGATGCTGATGATTTGGAAGTCACGCTCGGTGGTGGGCAGCTGCATCGAATCAAACGGATTGATCTGACAGGATTGGATCCGCGTCTCAAGCAGACTGAAATCATCATTGCCAGTGATGTAAATAATCCTTTATGTGGTGAGCGGGGAGCCTCCGCGATATTTGGCCCCCAGAAAGGGGCAACCCCAGACATGGTGCAGATACTGGATGATAACCTGCGGTATTTTGCCGATCTGGTCGCAGCACAGCTGGATATCCATGTGAAAGATCAGGCCGGAGCCGGTGCTGCGGGCGGATTAGGCTTTGGGTTGATGGCTTTTGCAGGTGCACAGATCCGTTCAGGGGTAGAGATCGTCATCGAACAGACCCGACTGGCAGAGCATATTGCACAAGCCGATGTAGTTTTGACCGGTGAAGGGGGGATTGATTTTCAAACCGGGCTAGGAAAAACCCCATATGGGGTAGCACAAGTGGCCAAACGTTTGCATAAACCGGTCATTGCCTGTGCCGGTTATGTTGGAGCAGACATTGATGTCTTGTATGCAGAAGGTTTTACTGCAATTTTCAGTATCGTCGATGGAGCGTGTGATTTATCGAGTGCTTTACAGATGGGTGAGCGCAATCTGGAAAGAACCTGTGAAAATATTGCCCGATTGTTAAAAATGAGCGAGAGGATTGCCTGA
- a CDS encoding HdeD family acid-resistance protein: MKTIGNDLIRHQLHENRKWYLALGILLVLFSLILVFTLPVATLSVVLLFGSLMMLAGILHLFAAIKIFSGALRGLGILFALLYFLAGYYAFATPVQTAIVLTHLLAIVLIVAGLIRMMKAFFWKPWAGWGGLLLSGFLTTLMGILIFLSPEAPFWLLGLLLALDLMFQGIHYLTLALYIQQRIPKSSADV; encoded by the coding sequence ATGAAAACCATCGGCAATGATTTAATCCGACATCAACTGCATGAAAATCGCAAATGGTATCTGGCACTGGGAATTCTTCTAGTGCTCTTTTCCTTGATACTAGTGTTCACATTACCTGTTGCCACATTGTCCGTGGTGTTGCTATTTGGCTCGTTGATGATGCTGGCCGGAATCTTACATTTATTTGCTGCCATAAAGATTTTTAGCGGTGCTCTGCGCGGACTAGGCATCTTGTTTGCACTACTGTACTTTCTTGCCGGTTATTATGCTTTTGCAACACCAGTACAAACAGCCATCGTACTGACCCACCTGCTGGCCATCGTTTTGATCGTTGCCGGACTCATCCGGATGATGAAAGCTTTTTTCTGGAAACCTTGGGCCGGTTGGGGTGGGCTGTTATTGTCCGGGTTTTTGACCACTTTGATGGGTATCTTGATTTTTCTTTCTCCTGAAGCACCGTTCTGGTTACTCGGGTTGTTACTGGCATTGGACTTGATGTTCCAAGGTATCCACTATCTGACCCTGGCACTGTATATCCAACAGCGAATACCTAAAAGTTCTGCAGATGTCTGA
- a CDS encoding NYN domain-containing protein: protein MDVHAKKLAVLIDADNSSKNSISLILEEVAKYGIASVKRVYGDWSSDALKSWREVLLPHAITPVQQFAYTTGKDATDMILIIDAMDLLYSGALDGFCIVSSDSDFTPLASRIRESGLMVYGFGRKKTPEPFKKACDKFISVENLTVDEKDELKQNPFLKKEVDSKEVVKAGSVEKEEIKQQIDKATLNLIYKAVKDNSDDSGWAYLGAIGTYISAVKPDFDTRNYGYDKLSGLVKALGVFEIKMQGSQMYLRKSSFSTFIRLVQKAINQSADKNNWANIQDVINFLKQSDLNVRNYEEALDSIHNGWIESKQVGDTKFIRVNKVMP, encoded by the coding sequence ATGGACGTTCATGCGAAAAAACTAGCAGTTCTAATCGATGCTGATAATTCTTCAAAAAATTCAATCTCTTTAATTTTAGAAGAGGTAGCAAAATATGGGATTGCTAGTGTTAAGCGAGTATATGGGGATTGGAGTAGTGATGCTCTAAAAAGTTGGCGTGAGGTATTACTCCCACATGCTATTACCCCTGTTCAGCAATTTGCTTACACTACGGGCAAAGATGCGACAGATATGATCCTTATCATTGATGCAATGGACTTATTATATAGTGGTGCACTTGATGGTTTTTGTATCGTTTCTAGTGATAGTGATTTTACACCTTTGGCTTCTAGAATTCGTGAAAGCGGTTTAATGGTTTATGGTTTTGGTCGTAAGAAGACACCCGAGCCTTTTAAGAAAGCATGTGATAAATTTATTTCCGTGGAAAATTTAACTGTTGATGAAAAAGATGAATTAAAACAAAATCCATTCTTAAAGAAAGAAGTTGATTCTAAAGAGGTAGTCAAAGCTGGATCAGTTGAAAAAGAAGAAATAAAACAACAAATAGATAAAGCTACCTTAAACTTGATTTATAAAGCCGTCAAAGACAATTCTGATGATAGTGGTTGGGCATATCTAGGTGCTATAGGTACGTATATTAGTGCTGTAAAGCCAGATTTTGATACACGTAATTATGGATATGACAAATTATCTGGTTTGGTAAAAGCATTAGGAGTATTTGAAATAAAAATGCAAGGTAGCCAGATGTATTTAAGGAAAAGTAGTTTTAGTACCTTTATTAGGCTAGTACAAAAAGCAATTAATCAAAGTGCTGATAAAAATAATTGGGCAAATATCCAAGATGTAATTAACTTTTTAAAACAATCAGATTTAAACGTAAGGAATTATGAAGAAGCTCTAGATTCAATTCATAATGGTTGGATTGAGTCCAAGCAGGTAGGAGACACAAAGTTTATTAGAGTAAATAAAGTCATGCCCTGA
- the topA gene encoding type I DNA topoisomerase — protein sequence MANAPRSTSQSTTAKASGAANKRALVIVESPAKAKTINKYLGSQYIVKSSVGHVRDLPTGGGSKTAEKKPGTRTKLTEEQKAQKAQQALINRMGVDPEHGWEAHYEVLPGKENVVSELKKLASQVDEIYLATDLDREGEAIAWHLKEVIGGDASRYQRVVFNEITKNAIQEAFKHPARLDTNKVNAQQARRFLDRVVGFMISPLLWEKIARGLSAGRVQSVAVKLVVEREREIRAFIPEEYWQVFADTQAQKEQIRLEAVKQAGKTLKLRNKAETDALLAVLKDAEYKVAQREDKPTKVNPSAPYITSTLQQAASTRLGFSVKKTMMLAQRLYEAGFITYMRTDSTFLSDDAVNMVRSHIEQQYGEKYLPAKPNRYGNKAGAQEAHEAIRPSSVALTGNDLAGVERDAQRLYDLIWRQFVACQMTPAEYLSSTILVDANGVELKAKGRTLVFDGFTKVRGANKSDDDVLLPAVKIGEILKLEKLDPSQHFTKPPARFTEASLVKELEKRGIGRPSTYAAIISTIQDRGYVKLENRRLFAEKMGEIVTDRLDESFNNLMNYAFTADLEGQLDRVATGDRNWKELLDSFYGDFKQRLTTAQGEHGMRRNQPIEVPEVKCPECGRPMQIRTGTTGVFLGCSGYNLPPKERCKGTLNLTPVESLAALSDDDAAETADLMSKKRCAKCGTAMDSYVIDGGRKLHICGNNPDCDGSEVEEGEFKIKGYDGPTIPCDKCDGEMQLKTGRFGPYFACTSCDNTRKVLKNGQPAPPRVDPIKMEHLRSTKHDDYFVLRDGAAGLFLAASKFPKIRETRAPKVAELRTVAEQLDAKYQFLLQAPDTDPEGNPTVVKFSRKNQSQYIGSETPEGKPTKWSLVYQNEKWVEG from the coding sequence ATGGCGAATGCTCCTCGATCCACATCCCAAAGCACCACAGCAAAAGCCTCTGGTGCGGCCAACAAGCGTGCCTTAGTGATTGTGGAGTCGCCTGCAAAAGCGAAAACTATCAACAAATATTTGGGTTCACAATACATCGTGAAATCTTCGGTGGGTCATGTTCGTGACTTGCCAACAGGCGGGGGCAGTAAAACGGCCGAGAAAAAACCGGGGACCCGTACCAAACTGACCGAAGAACAAAAAGCCCAAAAAGCCCAGCAAGCACTGATTAACCGTATGGGGGTTGATCCTGAACATGGCTGGGAAGCACATTATGAAGTTTTACCAGGTAAGGAAAATGTCGTTTCCGAACTGAAAAAACTGGCTTCACAGGTCGATGAAATCTATCTCGCAACGGACTTGGACCGTGAAGGGGAAGCCATTGCCTGGCATTTAAAAGAGGTGATTGGTGGTGATGCTTCACGCTATCAACGCGTTGTCTTTAATGAAATCACCAAAAATGCCATTCAGGAAGCTTTTAAACATCCTGCACGTCTAGATACCAATAAAGTCAATGCACAACAGGCTCGCCGCTTCCTCGACCGTGTCGTGGGCTTTATGATTTCTCCTCTCCTTTGGGAAAAGATCGCCCGTGGTTTATCAGCCGGACGTGTACAGTCTGTTGCAGTAAAATTGGTGGTTGAGCGTGAGCGTGAAATCCGTGCCTTTATCCCTGAAGAATACTGGCAAGTGTTTGCCGACACTCAGGCACAAAAAGAGCAGATTCGCCTTGAAGCAGTCAAACAGGCCGGTAAGACCCTGAAGCTGCGCAATAAAGCTGAAACTGATGCGTTGCTTGCCGTATTAAAAGACGCCGAATATAAAGTTGCACAGCGCGAAGACAAACCGACCAAAGTCAATCCAAGTGCGCCGTATATCACTTCAACCTTGCAACAGGCCGCCAGTACCCGTTTAGGTTTTTCAGTGAAGAAAACCATGATGCTGGCACAACGTCTGTATGAGGCTGGTTTTATTACCTATATGCGTACCGACTCAACATTCCTGAGCGATGACGCGGTAAATATGGTGCGCAGCCATATCGAGCAGCAGTACGGCGAAAAATATTTACCAGCCAAGCCAAACCGTTATGGCAATAAAGCCGGTGCACAAGAAGCGCATGAAGCCATACGTCCGTCCAGCGTGGCTTTAACGGGTAACGATTTGGCAGGTGTCGAGCGTGATGCACAACGCTTATATGATCTGATCTGGCGCCAATTTGTGGCGTGTCAGATGACACCAGCAGAATATTTATCCTCGACCATTTTAGTCGATGCCAATGGGGTGGAGCTGAAAGCCAAAGGCCGTACCTTGGTATTTGATGGCTTTACCAAAGTCCGTGGTGCAAACAAATCCGATGATGATGTGTTGTTGCCAGCCGTCAAAATCGGCGAAATCCTAAAACTGGAAAAACTGGATCCAAGTCAGCACTTCACCAAACCGCCAGCACGTTTTACCGAAGCTTCTTTGGTGAAAGAGCTGGAAAAACGCGGTATCGGCCGTCCATCCACCTATGCGGCGATTATCTCGACCATTCAGGATCGCGGTTATGTCAAGCTGGAGAACCGCCGTCTGTTTGCCGAGAAAATGGGTGAAATCGTTACCGATCGTCTGGATGAAAGCTTTAACAACCTGATGAACTATGCGTTCACCGCTGATCTTGAAGGGCAGCTGGACCGGGTAGCGACAGGCGACCGTAACTGGAAAGAACTGCTGGACAGTTTCTATGGCGATTTCAAACAGCGTTTGACCACGGCTCAGGGCGAGCATGGCATGCGCCGTAACCAGCCGATTGAAGTGCCAGAAGTTAAATGTCCTGAATGTGGCCGCCCGATGCAGATTCGGACAGGAACGACCGGAGTCTTCTTGGGATGTTCAGGTTATAACCTGCCGCCAAAAGAGCGTTGTAAGGGCACATTGAATTTAACTCCAGTAGAGTCTTTGGCTGCCTTGTCGGATGATGATGCTGCGGAAACTGCGGACTTGATGTCGAAAAAACGTTGTGCCAAATGCGGCACGGCGATGGACAGCTATGTAATCGACGGTGGGCGAAAATTACACATTTGTGGCAACAATCCAGACTGTGATGGTTCAGAAGTCGAAGAAGGCGAATTCAAGATCAAGGGTTATGATGGCCCAACCATCCCATGTGACAAATGTGATGGGGAAATGCAGCTAAAAACTGGTCGTTTTGGTCCATATTTTGCCTGTACCAGCTGTGATAATACCCGCAAGGTACTGAAAAATGGTCAGCCAGCACCACCGCGTGTTGATCCGATCAAGATGGAACATCTGCGTTCAACCAAACACGATGATTATTTTGTATTGCGTGATGGCGCTGCCGGTCTGTTCCTAGCAGCCAGCAAGTTTCCGAAAATCCGTGAAACCCGCGCACCCAAAGTGGCTGAGCTACGTACGGTCGCGGAGCAGTTGGATGCCAAATATCAGTTTCTGTTGCAAGCGCCAGACACCGATCCTGAAGGCAACCCGACTGTGGTGAAATTCAGCCGTAAGAACCAGTCTCAGTATATCGGTTCGGAAACTCCGGAAGGTAAACCAACCAAGTGGAGTCTGGTCTACCAAAATGAAAAGTGGGTTGAAGGTTAA
- a CDS encoding ammonium transporter has protein sequence MENTGIWVAVVIIIFVLGSIFGLRVSPREKALGMMRDRARKMGLHPRLVVAPDWTKVPMATENRASMVAYYSVLIPDARLPLMRARVENQQLKVIQGDDKLNDSPIALKGIYAIDMQANCVGLYWDEESDLRGTQLEEIKTYLHSLAQV, from the coding sequence ATGGAAAATACCGGAATTTGGGTCGCAGTCGTCATTATCATTTTTGTCTTGGGATCGATTTTTGGTCTGCGGGTCAGCCCACGTGAGAAAGCCTTGGGCATGATGCGCGACAGAGCACGGAAAATGGGATTACATCCACGTCTTGTCGTTGCACCAGACTGGACCAAAGTTCCGATGGCTACTGAAAATCGTGCCAGTATGGTGGCTTACTATAGCGTGCTGATTCCAGATGCCCGTTTGCCTCTAATGCGTGCCCGTGTGGAGAATCAACAACTCAAGGTTATCCAAGGGGATGACAAATTGAATGATTCGCCCATTGCATTAAAAGGGATTTATGCTATTGATATGCAGGCAAACTGTGTTGGCCTGTACTGGGATGAGGAATCCGATTTGAGAGGAACTCAATTGGAAGAGATCAAAACCTATTTACACAGCTTGGCACAAGTCTGA
- a CDS encoding SlyX family protein yields MTKQPYDDDQASFSAPIEDLQVRIAFLDDLVDQLNQQMALQTQEIAILKKQMQLLYQRVESADLSEGIAPFDPLTNRPPHY; encoded by the coding sequence ATGACTAAACAACCATACGATGATGATCAAGCGTCATTTTCCGCACCGATTGAAGATTTGCAAGTGCGAATTGCATTTTTGGATGATTTAGTCGATCAGCTTAACCAGCAGATGGCTTTGCAGACACAAGAAATTGCCATTTTGAAAAAACAGATGCAGTTGCTCTATCAGCGTGTCGAGTCGGCAGATCTGTCGGAAGGGATTGCACCTTTTGATCCGTTGACCAACCGACCTCCGCACTATTAA
- a CDS encoding ATP-binding cassette domain-containing protein: protein MAYITLRDVQLAFGGPALLDGANFTLERGERVCLIGRNGEGKSTLLKLIEGSLLPDRGEVSIQNGLTISMLAQDVPMDHGKVADIVAEGAGEAAQVLKAYHEASDACVLGDMTACDRMGELQHKLDQLDGWTLENKVNTILGKMGLDPNADLADLSGGRKRRVLLARALLTQPDVLLLDEPTNHLDVESIEWLEKFLLDQNNLTLLFISHDRSFVDRLATRIVELDRGQLRSFEGNYSRYLELKAQQLEAEEKQNALFDKKLAEEEAWIRQGIKARRTRNEGRVRALKALREESKARRFQQGKVNMATQEANRSGKLVFDIEHLRVEYNGHPIIKDFSALVLRGDRIGLVGDNGVGKTTLIKAILGEIEHGGSVKTGTQLEIAYFDQLRNQLDLEKSVAANVSEGSDFVDVNGQRRHIFSYLQDFLFSPERARTPVKALSGGERNRILLAKLLLKPSNLIVMDEPTNDLDMVTLELLEDMLSEYKGTLLLISHDRAFMDNVVTSTWVFDGKGNIDEYIGGYQDYLLQRPDQKVVDQKSDVKKAQAKAEAAASAPVAAPAKKVKLSYKDQRELDQLPVEIEALETEQTELNAKLADGSWFVQDAAAATKASERLAEIDELLLEKLDRWTELEALSQGN, encoded by the coding sequence ATGGCCTATATTACTTTAAGGGACGTCCAGCTGGCATTTGGTGGACCGGCCCTACTCGATGGCGCGAACTTCACTCTAGAGCGTGGCGAACGAGTCTGTTTAATCGGCCGTAATGGTGAAGGCAAGTCTACTTTACTTAAGCTGATCGAGGGAAGTTTACTGCCCGATCGCGGTGAAGTTTCGATTCAAAATGGCCTCACGATTTCCATGCTGGCACAGGATGTCCCAATGGATCACGGTAAAGTGGCGGATATCGTCGCTGAAGGTGCCGGGGAAGCCGCGCAAGTGCTCAAAGCGTATCATGAAGCCAGTGATGCCTGTGTACTCGGTGACATGACCGCCTGTGACCGTATGGGAGAACTGCAGCATAAACTGGATCAGCTTGATGGCTGGACCCTGGAAAACAAGGTCAACACCATTCTGGGTAAAATGGGCCTGGATCCAAATGCTGACCTGGCGGATTTATCCGGTGGTCGTAAACGTCGCGTACTACTCGCACGTGCCCTGCTGACACAGCCAGATGTCTTGTTGCTGGACGAACCGACCAACCATTTGGATGTGGAAAGCATCGAATGGCTGGAAAAATTCCTGCTTGATCAGAACAACCTGACTTTATTATTCATTTCGCATGACCGTTCTTTTGTCGATCGTCTGGCGACACGAATTGTCGAACTCGATCGCGGCCAGTTGCGCAGTTTTGAAGGCAATTATTCACGTTATCTTGAGCTGAAAGCACAACAGCTGGAAGCGGAAGAAAAACAGAATGCACTGTTTGATAAGAAACTGGCTGAAGAGGAAGCCTGGATTCGCCAAGGGATTAAAGCACGCCGTACGCGTAACGAAGGTCGTGTTCGTGCCTTAAAAGCGTTACGCGAAGAGTCTAAAGCACGCCGCTTTCAGCAAGGCAAAGTCAACATGGCAACGCAAGAAGCCAACCGCTCTGGAAAACTGGTCTTTGATATTGAACATTTACGCGTTGAGTATAATGGTCATCCGATTATCAAAGACTTCTCGGCACTGGTGCTACGTGGTGACCGTATTGGTCTGGTTGGCGACAATGGTGTGGGTAAAACTACCCTTATCAAAGCCATTCTGGGTGAAATCGAACATGGCGGTTCAGTAAAAACCGGTACCCAGCTGGAAATCGCCTATTTTGACCAGCTACGTAACCAGCTGGATCTGGAAAAATCAGTCGCAGCCAACGTCAGCGAAGGTAGTGACTTTGTGGATGTCAACGGTCAGCGCCGCCATATTTTCAGTTACTTGCAGGATTTCCTGTTCTCCCCCGAACGTGCACGTACCCCAGTGAAAGCTTTATCCGGTGGTGAACGTAACCGGATTCTGTTGGCAAAACTCTTGCTGAAACCATCCAATCTAATCGTGATGGATGAACCGACCAACGATCTGGACATGGTCACTCTCGAATTGCTCGAAGACATGCTGTCGGAATACAAAGGGACTTTACTACTGATCAGCCATGACCGTGCCTTTATGGATAATGTGGTCACCTCGACCTGGGTATTCGATGGCAAAGGCAATATCGATGAATATATCGGCGGTTATCAGGACTATTTGCTGCAGCGCCCTGATCAAAAAGTCGTGGATCAAAAAAGTGATGTTAAAAAAGCACAAGCGAAAGCTGAAGCAGCAGCCAGTGCCCCCGTTGCGGCTCCCGCAAAAAAGGTCAAACTCAGCTACAAAGACCAGCGTGAACTTGACCAGTTGCCCGTAGAGATTGAAGCCTTAGAAACCGAGCAAACCGAGTTAAATGCAAAATTGGCTGACGGTTCATGGTTTGTGCAGGATGCAGCAGCAGCAACCAAAGCCAGTGAGCGTTTGGCTGAAATTGACGAATTGCTTCTGGAAAAACTAGATCGCTGGACCGAACTTGAAGCCTTGAGCCAAGGCAACTAA
- the lpxL gene encoding LpxL/LpxP family Kdo(2)-lipid IV(A) lauroyl/palmitoleoyl acyltransferase has product MSKHHQNYTPGEFQWSFLLPQYWGIWIAIVLLMLLAILPWAVQYRLAQFLGAVAFKRLKSRRKTTLRNLEVCFPEWSPQQREAQAKQVFVDMMLGVFETLNAWYTPKWFQGRITIEGLQHLTDAQAQGKGILLLGTHSTLLDAGGYLCSQYFDPDVVYRPQNNPLLDMLIYRCRATIYTHQIDHDDMRGLIRHLKNGRAIWYSPDQDYGLKQGIMAPFFGIPAATVTAHRRLLKISKAVAIPLYFYREGDISDPRYRILIEPAVDHLPSEDEVADATRVNQIIERQLRIAPTQYMWFHRRFKTRPEGYDKIY; this is encoded by the coding sequence ATGAGCAAACATCATCAAAACTACACTCCCGGTGAATTTCAATGGTCTTTCCTGTTGCCTCAATATTGGGGAATCTGGATTGCCATTGTCTTGTTGATGCTGCTCGCCATTTTACCTTGGGCAGTGCAATATCGACTTGCTCAATTTCTCGGGGCTGTAGCGTTTAAACGCTTAAAGTCACGCCGCAAAACCACGTTACGCAATCTGGAAGTCTGTTTTCCGGAATGGTCACCGCAACAGCGTGAAGCCCAAGCTAAACAGGTTTTTGTGGATATGATGCTCGGCGTATTTGAAACCCTGAATGCTTGGTACACGCCGAAATGGTTTCAAGGACGCATCACGATTGAAGGCCTGCAACATCTGACGGATGCCCAGGCACAAGGCAAAGGCATCCTGCTATTAGGAACGCACAGTACCTTGCTAGACGCTGGGGGCTATCTCTGCAGCCAGTATTTTGATCCTGATGTTGTCTATCGCCCGCAGAACAACCCTCTGCTCGACATGTTGATTTACCGTTGCCGCGCGACCATCTACACACACCAGATTGACCATGACGATATGCGTGGCCTGATCCGCCACCTAAAAAACGGCCGTGCGATCTGGTACAGTCCCGATCAGGATTACGGCCTGAAACAAGGTATCATGGCACCCTTTTTTGGTATTCCGGCTGCAACCGTTACGGCACATCGCCGTTTGCTGAAAATTTCCAAAGCCGTTGCAATTCCCCTGTATTTTTATCGTGAAGGCGATATTAGCGATCCGCGTTATCGTATCCTGATCGAACCCGCAGTGGATCATCTGCCGAGTGAAGATGAAGTCGCGGATGCCACCCGGGTCAACCAGATCATTGAACGCCAGCTACGTATCGCACCCACACAATACATGTGGTTCCATCGCCGATTTAAAACACGGCCTGAAGGCTACGATAAAATTTATTAA
- a CDS encoding glycosyltransferase family 4 protein, translating into MKVMQLLPELNSGGVERGTLEIAQALVTQGHESLVVSNGGRLVAQLEAEGSTHLTLAIHKKSLSSLWQIAPLRRLIQQHQPDIVHVRSRVPAWLTHFALKGIPVAQHPHLISTVHGFYSVNRYSAIMTQAEKVIAVSDSVVRYIHDNYPACPKEHIVRIYRGIDPQAFPHGYQPSAQWLQQTFKDFPQLENKFLLCLPGRITRLKGHETLIQLVSQLQQNYPNLHAIVVGGADPKKAAYLDELEHKIQQQELRDKITFVGHRSDIREWLAFSDVVFSLSSQAETFGRTTLEALSVGTPVIGWNRGGVAEILSQLYPQGLIEVDDHAALLSAVRQHVEQPQVVAPVSQFSLQQMCDETLKLYQQVIRGE; encoded by the coding sequence ATGAAAGTGATGCAACTTCTTCCAGAACTGAATAGTGGTGGCGTGGAACGTGGCACGCTGGAAATTGCCCAAGCACTGGTCACTCAAGGGCATGAGTCACTGGTGGTCTCGAATGGTGGACGTCTGGTCGCTCAACTCGAAGCTGAAGGCTCTACCCATTTAACCCTCGCAATTCATAAAAAGTCGCTGTCCAGCTTGTGGCAGATTGCACCACTACGTCGTCTCATCCAACAGCATCAACCCGACATTGTGCATGTCCGTTCCCGCGTTCCGGCTTGGCTCACGCACTTCGCACTCAAGGGCATTCCAGTGGCACAACACCCGCACCTGATCAGCACTGTGCATGGCTTTTATTCAGTCAACCGTTATAGTGCCATCATGACTCAGGCAGAAAAAGTGATTGCCGTCTCCGATAGCGTGGTGCGTTACATTCACGACAACTATCCGGCCTGTCCCAAAGAGCATATTGTTCGGATTTACCGTGGCATTGACCCGCAGGCCTTCCCACATGGCTATCAGCCTTCAGCCCAATGGTTGCAGCAAACATTCAAAGATTTCCCACAACTGGAAAATAAATTCTTACTCTGTCTGCCTGGGCGGATTACCCGTTTAAAAGGCCATGAAACCCTGATCCAACTGGTCAGCCAGCTCCAGCAGAATTATCCGAATTTACACGCGATTGTCGTTGGGGGTGCCGATCCGAAAAAAGCTGCCTATCTCGATGAACTTGAGCACAAGATTCAACAACAGGAACTCCGGGACAAAATTACCTTTGTTGGGCATCGCTCGGATATTCGTGAATGGTTGGCATTCAGTGATGTAGTGTTCTCCTTATCCAGTCAGGCAGAAACCTTTGGCCGTACCACTCTAGAAGCCTTATCGGTTGGAACACCAGTAATTGGCTGGAACCGTGGTGGCGTGGCTGAAATCTTGTCACAGCTCTATCCACAAGGGCTCATTGAGGTCGATGATCATGCAGCTCTATTGTCAGCGGTTAGACAACATGTTGAACAGCCACAGGTAGTTGCTCCAGTCAGCCAGTTTAGTTTGCAGCAGATGTGTGATGAGACCTTAAAACTCTATCAACAAGTGATTCGGGGTGAATAA